DNA sequence from the Penaeus vannamei isolate JL-2024 chromosome 32, ASM4276789v1, whole genome shotgun sequence genome:
ttttattccttctttatctcacatgcctctcttccatcctcattCACTGACGTAATTTTCTCTCATTCAAACCGCCAATATTTTTTTACTGATTAGGAATATGATATTAAGGATTTCATGACAGCTGCAATATCAACGCGTTTGCAATACAGGAAATCAGGTTTATTCgcagaaaagatggagagagagagaaaaaagaaaaaaatcgtttttttgtTGACATTCCTaaggttgttgttgtgatttacGTTCCCAAGTGCTGTGTGTCGAGgaaattattatttatgatgataagctttggttctgtgtgtgtgtgtgtgtgtgtgtgtatgtgtgtctgtttctcgctttccctttttcgctctccctctctctctcatctatctatctgtctatctctatctgtctatatttatttatctatatatctccatctatctatctacatctatatatctccatctatctatctacatctatatatctccatctatctatctatctaaatctaaatatttatctatttatctctatctaaacatctatctatgtgcgtttgtgtatacgtgtgtgtatggtataCACGAAACCTATAAGTAGTAAATTTCTAATTAATTTTCTAATTGATTATACATCATCTTCCCTCGATCAAGAGATCCCATGGCGTAGCAAAAGCGAAGACGTaggcaaagaagaagacgagaagaagagaaaggcaccAACAAGATTTTTCTTCTCAAGGTCAATCAAAGTACATGTATAGACCTTGAAGCCTCTCTCGCCTTGGTTGCCAGGTCGCGCATTTATCATAAGAGAGATAGAATTACGGAATGTTAAGACGAAAAAGAAACATGAGATAGTCTTTTTTTCGATATACAGctcaatagagagaaaataatacacagacacacacatacacacgcatagatatacacacatacacacgcacagatatacacacatacacacgcacagatatacacacatacacacgcacagatatacacacatacacacgcacagatatacacacatacacacgcacagatatacacacatacacacgcacatttgtGAAAACATTGCCAGGTAAACAAGAACAGGTGTTCCCTTGCTTCCCTGACCCTCGATGAGTGATAACCTCGTCAGAAGCGGGACACAAACCACATGATTGTGTCAGTAATGAACGCCGTCACGAGGCCTCTTAGTACGCCGCAGTGATCAAGACCAACAACAGTAGCTGAAAATAAGACCGTGCCACTCTAAAGATAGGCGCGCCCTTTGTTCCCTCTGAACACAAGCACCTAAGTGGCTTCTGCTAACTATACACACGGCCTCTAAGTGGTTAAGTGAGCTTTCGTGCTTGCGAGTTCGACGCGTGTGGACTAAATCCTTGGCTGGGACGGAGACAAGCATGCACGCGTAATAACTGTGGTCGAAAATAAGTCGTGATAGACAATTATTACATTAGGTGGTAAAACGCGGGGTTATGCGCGTAATATGACGTCTGCCCGGTCCGATTCCCCTGCTGCTCgggtaataaaaagagagagagagaaaaaaaaggaagaaaagagaggaagaaaactcGCGAAAGACCGTAATTTATCGGCGAAATTGACACCGTGGTGGCATAAAGAATCAGGAAAGCCTCGCCCGCTCTTACACAAAGCGACACGAGCATGCGACGCCCCTGTCAAGGAAATGAGCGCGTCTGCCACCCTCAGGAGCAAGGAACTCGACGCCCGAGCGAAGCCGACGAGAAACAGAAGAGATAATAGGAGCCGTGTCCGAATTCCAGATGACTTGTTGGTTATCAGTCTTTTATGAAAGCAAATCATATCGTGCTGCAGTAATACACACAGCGGGGCCGTCGCATCTGCAGTGTCCCCGCCATTACAGGAGGCCCAAGACGGCAGATTCACTTGGCCAGACGAGGAGGACATAAAAGATAATGAGCTCGCGATATTGAAGAATATCATAGTCttctttatattatgtatatactcaGTTTATATACTCTGTTTCCTTCTTGTATATCTATGTTAATTAATaagggaaaaggtaaaaaaaagtaataataatggtgataaggatcgTACAAGCATTTTGGCATCGAAGTGTGGAAACCTTGACCGTCTAACCAGGGTATAAAGATCCCTGATGAAAGGCACCGAGGTCGCAATATATCAAGCGTAACGAATGATTAATGTATGGTAATTGTAACCAAACTACTTGATTTCATCCAAACATATCCCGGGATTAACGCCGGCCGGAGCATTCCAATCAGCTTCGTCGagcctctccctcctcataccttcggcccttcctcctctttgctcGCACGTGTTATTCCGTGCGTGTTACTACGGGCAGCGGCGCTCGTGACTGTCAAAGCTGTCACGGTATGGTGTGTTCAGCCCGAAGGCCCGGTCGATGGCAGCCGCGTGGTCTGGCGGAGGCGCGGGAGGGACCAGGCCAGTGTGGCGCGCAACTCGAGCGGGACAAGACCCGGCGAAGCAGCTCCTGAGACCGACTCGGCTGGAACTCTCCCTCTGCGTCCGTCGGGGAAGAGGGACGTCgccgagacacagagacaggtgGAGGTGTTCGCCGAGAGGGTTGCGTTGTGTTCTGGACGCTGTGTGGCAGGTGGATTGGAGTGTGTGCTGTGCCCCGCTGTGTGTTTCCCGGAGAGAGGGCCAGCTGAACTGTTGCACGTCGTGGTGTTGCGATGCCGTGCGCTGCGCTTGCAGCCTAGGGCCCCGTCAGACGTGCCTTGCCCCTAGAAACTCGAGGAACGATGCTGGATTCCACGGCGACGCGGGAGCGATCGAGGGCGCTTGAAGCTGACCTCCGGGCCGTGGCCGCCGCGTAGGCCGCGCCTGAGGCCGTGGATGCCCGAGCGGAGAGGGCGAGCGCCGTCGGGAGACAATGTATAAGAAACACGTCCGGTTCAAATGCCAGACGAAAGACATCGGCTAACAGTTCTCGAGGGATCGCAGCCCCGCCCGCGGCAGGAGTCCGCCCGCTCGCTCAGCGCCGAGCGGCCTGGGATGCGGCCGAGGCGCGCGGGCGGTTCGTTGTCCCCGTAGGCCGTGTCCGCGCCCTCGCCGGCCATGTACCGCAAGTACATCCAGGACCTCGCCGACGACCATGACCCCCCAGCAGCCCCCCCGGGACCCCCTCCCCTCGAGACCCCCTCGCCGGACCCCGCCAAGGTCTTCCCCGACACCCACCTCATCGTGGGCGGCGCCCATCTCAAGGCCGCCCGTGCGGGTGCCGCCCACAGGGACCAAGCGCAGGACGCCTCCAGCCTCACCACGCCCGGGACCTCGGCCTCGTCGGGCGTGTCCAGCGGCCGCAGCGCCTCCCTCCTCCAGGGGCCGTCCCCGGAGGCGGCGTCGTCGGCGGAGGCCCGCGGGGGGCGCCGCCGGCCCGCCGCCTCGGAGGTCATCCAGCTGGTGGAGTTCGTGTCCCGAAACAACACGCCCGAATTCCGACGCCGCCCGCGGGTCACGGGCAGCCCCGGGGCGCCCCACGcaccgcccctctcctctccccgcccgccgccgcccatgAGGGTCTGGGACGCCCACGGCTGCCAGGAGGCCGGCAAGAACGAGATCATCGTGGCGAGGCCGGTCGTGGAGGCGGCCTCGAGGTCGCGCGCCCACGGAGGCCCCTCGCCGGCCCGCAGGGACAGACACGGCGCCCGCGTGGTCGTGGAGGCCGCCCACCCCACCATCTACGCCCAGGAGGTGATCAAGGTGATGCCCATCCGCAAGAAGTCGCACCCCGACGTGGGCGGGGGCGCCAGGGAGGCGGGGGAGCGCGCGGGCGAGAGGGGGTCGGGGCAGCGCCCTTCGCAGCGGTTCTCGGGGCGCCACCTGCAGGGGGAGGTGGTGCCCTGGGCGAGGCCCTCGTCCGGCGCCAGGTTCCCGAGCAAGGTACAGGCGGGCGGGGGACGCCAAGCCCTCTCAGCCCTTTCCTGCCCCGCTGTCGGGCTTGAGTGATCAGCTTAATTGGTGGTTAAGCTAATTACGCCAAGTCTCGAGACAGTTATATCTTCCTCGCCTTAAATTACACCTTAGCTTGATAATTTAAGAGACCCAAATTAGCCTCttgatatctctctccctctctctccttatccttatctccctcgtctctccgtcttccttttatcatcccatcccatccactGTTTCATCACACTTGCCTATCATTCCCACTAAAAAAAATACCTTTATCTTTTCTTAGAATCcaaatttactttatttttttttatttattattatttattttatcattattctttatttccaaattttcttttctttaatgtcCAAAAGGGAGAACAGGGAATTACCGAAAACCCAATGGAATGTCCTCAACTAAATATAACATTAGGTTTTATTGCGTAACTCATTTTTTTATAGTCTCCcctgttagtttttttttgttacattttctttgtttttttccttcatttattaccattaattattTGTTTTCTCGACTTCGGGTaatacaattataaaaataatgatagcattaattatACTAAtcatatggtgataatgataataatgattatgataaaagtaaaataaaagataataatgactgaaaataatgataataatgtaataaaaatgataattatgatgagtgacaataataataatatcaataataaagatatcattgatatagatgatgatattgataatgatgattataacaatgataaaaataatgataataatagtaatgataataatgaccatgatcataataatcataataacgataataacatttgaaataagattaataatagtgataataataattataatgattatcataatgacggtagtaacaatgctgataatgaaaataataatgataatgataataatagtaatagtgaaaataacaataattataacagtaataacaataataatgaaaataatgatggtgataatgatagtgataataataatgatcaaaatgataacaaaatgacaatgataatagtaatggtaatcataataatgataataatcttaatgatcagaaaaagataatagcaataatgataatgataacaataataagagtaatgatagtgatagtcataattataaaaaaaggataatagtgatgttaatcataataatggtaatgataattatgatgataataatgataataataatgataataataatgattattataataattataatatcaatgatgataataataataatgatatgatgataataataataataatgataatgatgatgacgatgataataatactgataataacaataccaatagtagtaatcacggtaataatggtaataataaagataattgtcattatcatctttattataatgatataaaaacattagtaataatgataataacaacaaggataacaatgatgataatgataatgatagtaatgataataataataatgatagtaataatgataatgataatagtaataacaataatactgttatcattgttattattatttctcatgaaagttataataatagtactggtgatgataataaaagtaatgataataataattatgataataaaaatcatgataataatgataatgataatagtaatagcaataatgataataacaacagtaataataataatgataatagtaataacaataatgataataacaacagtaataataataatgataataataatgctaacaatgataatgataatgataaaacaaaaataataatggtaataagatggaaataatagtaatgatgatgaataatgataataataataatagaaattaaaataattataatgataatagaatagaaataataataatgataacaaaatagaaacaatactaatgacaataatgataatgattatagtaatgttaataaaatgaaataatagaaaatactactagtaatattagtggtactaataataatgacaatgataatgataataataaaaacttttgttataacagtaataacaataacgttgaCAAAGACCAAAagattaataatggcaatgaagtaataaaatcaataagattAATGATGGTAAAGAGAAGTTGACACGTAATAACTCATTAACGCACTTTTATAACTATTGCTACGAGTCagattgtcaataatgataacaaagaaagcaataatattgattacgttagtaataacaatgctactgCTGATGAAAAATTATGATAGATGTTTGGCCACTGCTAATATCCCTGCAAAGAGAAATTGTGTAAATAATATTGAGTTTTATAATGACATGGTCAGTGGCATAAaagtggtacacacacacacacacacacgcgcgtgtatatgtatacacacacatacacacacacacacacacacacacacacacacacacacacacacacacacatatatatatatatatatatatatatatatatatatatatatatatatatatatatatatatatgtagtagacGTAGCTGAGCCCCTGCCCGGCTACAAGTCAGAGAATTACGTACAGGAATAACCTTCATACTCACTCACAGCCATAAACATTCCATCAATTAAAAACCAAATGGCACATATAGTTCCAGAACTCATTACTCCACAAAGCAAGAACAATGTTCACTCGCGAGGACCTAGCATCACGCAAGCACTTAAGAGAATAGGGGCCGTTATTTCGGTGATGGGATTCGAGGACGGCCATCGCAGGAACCCGGCTGCTTGGCTGATACTCGAGGCAGTGTTGAGGGCagcgggcgagggaggagggcgagaaggtcGGGTTTTgaactctttctatttttgtttctttcaggtctatttctgttcattttaggtagatggataggttggtagatagagaagtaaaggttctatttctgtttcttttaggtagatggataggtaggtagatggagaaGTAAAGGttcaatttctgtttcttttaggtagatggataggtaggtagatagagaagtaaaggttcaatttctgtttcttttaggtagatggatagagaagcaGATAGAGAAGTAAaggttctatttctgtttcttttaggtagatggatagagaagtaaatagatagaggagTAAAGGTAGCGAGGGAGGAAAGTTCggttgatggatagatgaataattgaatagatatataggaagATGTATAAATAAGTTGAATAAGCAGATAGCTGtatagacagatcgatatatatatgtatacacacacactcacatatatatatcatatatatacatatgaatagagaaagagagagaaatagataaaatgattagatagatagatagatagatagatagagagagagagagagagagagagataaaatgattagatagatagagagagagagaaaaaaacacatccacacccacctctAGAATCTTGTTTCCAGGAAGGCACATGAGGAACAGTGTTGCCTGAGGGTCACACGCGACATATAGATAATGAGGTGGATAAATAAGCAAAAGCATACCaaagaatgatactgatgatacatTTTTTTCCCCCTGCCCAATGacccccttttttttgtctttttttcccttttttctctcccattttttttggGCACGTTCGTTTCCATAGAGTTATTCGTATGTTTTATTGatattcctttcatttttgttatgtttcttctttttatttcttttttagggTTTTGCTTTGGgtctttttatcaatattcttgcttgttcccttctttctcatcgAGCAGAGTAAATATCTTGCTTTGTTAATGACAGTTCTCAAGATTTCTTTTTTATGGCAAAGCTAAAAACACATACCATTGCTATGTACACTGTTCCTTGGTACACAG
Encoded proteins:
- the LOC138867786 gene encoding uncharacterized protein; protein product: MYRKYIQDLADDHDPPAAPPGPPPLETPSPDPAKVFPDTHLIVGGAHLKAARAGAAHRDQAQDASSLTTPGTSASSGVSSGRSASLLQGPSPEAASSAEARGGRRRPAASEVIQLVEFVSRNNTPEFRRRPRVTGSPGAPHAPPLSSPRPPPPMRVWDAHGCQEAGKNEIIVARPVVEAASRSRAHGGPSPARRDRHGARVVVEAAHPTIYAQEVIKVMPIRKKSHPDVGGGAREAGERAGERGSGQRPSQRFSGRHLQGEVVPWARPSSGARFPSKKATGESTPMSCYSILCCSVLPSTRR